One region of Acomys russatus chromosome 8, mAcoRus1.1, whole genome shotgun sequence genomic DNA includes:
- the LOC127193144 gene encoding 40S ribosomal protein S25-like, producing the protein MPPKDDKKKKDAGKSAKKDKDPLNKSGGKAKKKKWSKGKVWDKLSNLVLFNKAIYDKLHKEVPNYKLITPAVVSERLKIHGSLARAALQELLSKGLIKLVLKHRVQVIYTRNTKGGYAPDAGENA; encoded by the coding sequence ATGCCGCCCAAGgatgacaagaagaagaaagatgctggAAAGTCGgccaaaaaagacaaagacccaTTAAATAAGTCTGGTGGCAAGGCCAAAAAGAAGAAGTGGTCCAAAGGCAAAGTTTGGGACAAGCTCAGCAATTTAGTCCTGTTTAACAAAGCCATATATGACaaactccataaggaagttccCAACTATAAGCTTATTACTCCAGCTGTGGTCTCTGAGAGACTGAAAATCCATGGCTCCTTGGCCAGGGCAGCCCTTCAGGAGCTACTTAGTAAAGGACTTATCAAGCTGGTTTTGAAGCACAGAGTCCAAGTAATTtacacaagaaacacaaagggTGGATATGCCCCAGATGCCGGTGAAAATGCATAA